The following coding sequences lie in one Xiphophorus maculatus strain JP 163 A chromosome 4, X_maculatus-5.0-male, whole genome shotgun sequence genomic window:
- the LOC102219992 gene encoding phosphorylase b kinase regulatory subunit alpha, liver isoform isoform X1, producing the protein MKEVHGKQFKQLPVRMRSRSNSGVRLDGYARLVQETILCHQNPVTGLLPASIQKKDAWVRDNVYSVLAVWGLGMAYRKNADRDEDKAKAYELEQSVVKLMQGLLQCMMRQVDKVEKFKHTQSTKDCLHAKYNTATCSTVVRDDQWGHLQVDATSIYLLMLAQMTASGLQIISNLDEVVFIQNLVFYIEAAYKVADYGMWERGDKTNQGIPELNGSSVGMAKAALEAIDELDLFGAHGGPKSVIHVLPDEVEHCQAILCSMLPRASTSKEIDAGLLSVISFPAFAVEDADLVAITKSEIISKLQGRYGCCRFIRDGYHCPKEDPSRLHYDPAELKLFENIECEWPVFWTYLILDGIFTGDHVQVQEYREALEGVLIRGKNGIKLLPELYAVPLDKVEEEYSNPHSVDRMAMGQLPHMWGQSLYIVGCLLAEGFLAPGEIDPLNRRFSTNFKPDVVVQVCVLAESEAIKELLRDAGIAVQTISEVMPIRVMPARILSHIYVRLGNCRKLNLSGRPYRHIGVLGTSKFYEIRNRSYIFTPQFLDQHHFYLALDNQMIVEMLRTELAYLSSCWRMTGRPTLTFPITRSMLVEDGDAIDPCILSTLRKLEDGYFAGARVQMSDLSSVQTTSFYTRLTFLDEDTDDSLFDDVDDEDNDEYRAEYNTPDLGSKDTFDQYITQLLHSTTTKSYLPPIQRGQHHIFSPEHTTRDILSFMAQVQGLKMPKTSMYLPVAPITNKHRRSLNLLEVPHPQPGPQAKQPEQPKLCSISELHLPRDSQGNTDFAALVNQIKECSTLQDQADILYILYVMKGAEWVVELSGPGQGGVSVRSLLEELYVRAGACKEWGLIRYISGILRKRVEVLAEACTDLISHHKQLTVGLPPEPRERVITMPLPPEELNTLIYEASGQDISIAVLTQEIMVYLAMYVRSQPALFGDMLRLRIGLIMQVMATELARSLHCSGEEASESLMSLSPFDMKNLLHHILSGKEFGVERSMRPIQSTATSPAISIHELGHTGATKTERTGIHKLKSEIKHLDGSRPLSIFSGGLSLSSNVTSPRSTRCSSPSTPSGMLSPVGHGLGDGQLHWEERQGQWLRRRRLDGAINRVPMGFYQKVWKILQKCHGLSIDGYVLPSSTTREMTAGEIKFAVQVESVLNHVPQPEYRQLLVETVMVLGLVADVDVDSIGGIIHVDRILHLANDLFLSDQKSLSASDYFLEKDPATGICNFFYDSAPSGSYGTMTYLSKAVVTYVQDFLPSSSCLMQ; encoded by the exons ATGAAG GAGGTCCACGGAAAACAGTTTAAGCAGTTACCCGTGAGGATGAGGAGCCGCAGTAATTCAGGAGTGAGGCTGGACGGATATGCCAGGCTGGTCCAGGAGACTATCCTGTGTCATCAG AACCCAGTGACTGGACTTCTCCCTGCCAGCATCCAGAAGAAGGATGCCTGGGTGAGGGATAACGTGTACAGTGTCCTGGCTGTGTGGGGGCTGGGCATGGCTTATCGCAAGAACGCTGACCGCGATGAAGACAAAGCCAAGGCCTACGAACTGGAGCAG AGCGTGGTGAAGCTGATGCAGGGCCTTCTGCAGTGCATGATGAGACAG GTGGATAAGGTGGAGAAGTTCAAACACACCCAGAGTACCAAGGATTGCTTGCATGCCAAATATAACACAGCCACCTGCAGCACAGTGGTCAGGGATGACCAGTGGGGTCATCTGCAGGTGGACGCCACCTCCATTTACCTGCTAATGCTGGCACAGATGACAGCCTCAG GTCTCCAAATAATCTCCAACCTTGATGAAGTAGTTTTTATCCAGAACTTAGTTTTCTACATTGAGGCAGCCTACAAAGTGGCG GATTATGGGATGTGGGAGCGAGGTGATAAGACCAACCAGGGCATACCCGAGCTCAACGGCAGCTCTGTAGGAATGGCCAAG GCAGCTCTGGAGGCCATCGATGAGCTGGATCTGTTTGGGGCTCACGGAGGGCCGAAGTCAGTCATTCACGTTCTACCAGACGAGGTGGAGCACTGTCAG GCCATCCTCTGCTCCATGCTTCCAAGAGCCTCAACTTCCAAGGAGATAGATGCCGGCCTTCTGTCCGTTATTTCATTCCCTGCTTTTGCTGTGGAGGATGCTGACCTGGTGGCCATCACTAAGTCCGAAATTATCAGCAAGCTGCAG GGTCGCTATGGCTGCTGTCGCTTCATCAGGGATGGATATCACTGTCCTAAAGAG GATCCATCTCGGCTGCACTACGATCCTGCAGAGCTCAAGTTGTTTGAGAACATCGAATGTGAGTGGCCGGTGTTCTGGACGTATCTCATCCTCGACGGCATCTTTACTGGAGATCACGTGCAG GTGCAGGAGTACCGAGAGGCGCTGGAAGGCGTTTTAATCAGAGGGAAAAATGGCATCAAACTCCTGCCTGAACTTTATGCTGTACCACTTGATAAG gtggaggaggaaTACAGCAATCCTCACTCTGTGGACAGGATGGCCATGGGACAGCTTCCACACATGTGGGGACAATCCCTCTACATTGTGGGATGTCTTCTGGCTGAG GGCTTTCTTGCACCAGGAGAGATAGATCCTCTCAACAGGAGATTCTCTACAAACTTCAAACCTGACGTTGTGGTACAAG TCTGTGTGCTAGCAGAGTCAGAAGCGATCAAGGAGTTGCTAAGAGATGCTGGCATTGCGGTGCAGACCATATCAGAGGTTATGCCTATAAGAGTCATGCCTGCTCGCATCCTGAGCCACATCTATGTCAGACTGG GGAACTGCAGGAAGCTGAATTTGAGCGGAAGGCCGTACAGACACATTGGAGTTCTGGGAACGTCCAAGTTCTACGAGATCAGGAATCGTTCCTACATCTTCACCCCTCAG TTTTTAGATCAGCATCATTTCTACCTGGCACTGGACAACCAGATGATTGTTGAGATGTTACGAACCGAGCTGGCCTATCTGTCGTCATGCTGGAGGATGACGGGACGTCCCACGCTCACCTTCCCTATCACACGCAGCATGCTGG TTGAGGATGGAGATGCAATAGATCCATGTATCTTATCCACGCTCAGGAAGCTGGAGGATGGCTATTTCGCTGGAGCGAG AGTGCAGATGTCAGATCTGTCCAGTGTCCAGACTACATCGTTCTACACCCGCCTGACCTTCCTGGATGAAGACACCGACGATAGTTTATTTGACGACGTAGACGATGAAGATAATGATGAATACAGAGCTGAATATAACACACCTGATC tgggCTCTAAGGACACATTTGACCAGTACATCACGCAGCTCCTTCACAGCACTACCACCAAGTCCTATCTACCTCCCATCCAGAGGGGGCAGCACCACATCTTCAGCCCTGAGCACACCACCAGGGACATCCTGTCCTTTATGGCTCAGGTCCAAGGCTTGAAAATGCCCA agACCTCAATGTATCTTCCTGTGGCTCCAATCACAAACAAGCATCGGAGATCCCTGAACCTCCTTGAAGTTCCTCATCCTCAGCCTGGCCCGCAGGCAAAGCAGCCGGAGCAGCCCAAG CTCTGCAGTATTTCTGAGCTACATCTGCCAAGAGACTCTCAGGGCAACACTGACTTTGCAGCACTGGTGAATCAGATAAAGGAGTGTTCGACTTTGCAGGACCAGGCTGACATTCTCTACATACTCTACGTTATGAA aggAGCGGAGTGGGTGGTGGAGCTGTCAGGACCTGGACAGGGCGGCGTCAGCGTGCGCTCACTGCTCGAGGAACTGTATGTGCGAGCTGGAGCCTGCAAAGAGTGGGGGCTCATTAGGTACATCTCTGGAATACTACGCAAGAGAGTGGAGGTCCTCGCCGAG GCCTGCACAGATCTGATTTCTCATCACAAGCAGCTGACTGTTGGTCTTCCTCCTGAACCAAGAGAAAGAGTGATCACCAT GCCACTTCCCCCGGAGGAGTTAAACACTCTGATATATGAAGCCAGTGGTCAGGATATCAGCATAGCTGTTCTCACTCAG GAAATCATGGTTTATTTAGCCATGTACGTTCGCTCCCAGCCCGCTCTTTTTGGCGACATGCTCCGCCTCAGGATCGGACTCATCATGCAAGTGATGGCCACCGAACTGGCTCGCAGCCTGCACTGTTCAG GAGAGGAGGCGTCTGAGAGTTTGATGAGCCTGAGTCCGTTCGATATGAAGAATCTGCTGCATCACATCCTCAGTGGCAAAGAGTTTGGGGTTGAGAGAAGCA TGCGTCCAATCCAGTCCACAGCCACTAGTCCTGCGATCTCTATTCATGAACTGGGCCACACAGGAGCCACAAAGACTGAACGCACAGGGATTCACAAGTTAAAGAGCGAAATAAAACAT CTGGATGGCTCTCGACCTCTCAGT ATCTTCAGTGGCGGTCTTTCCTTGAGTAGCAATGTAACTTCCCCTCGCTCCACG CGTTGCAGCAGCCCCTCTACCCCCAGTGGAATGCTGTCCCCAGTGGGACATGGCCTGGGAGACGGGCAGCTGCACTGGGAGGAGAGGCAGGGCCAGTGGCTGAGGAGACGGCGGCTGGATGGAGCAATCAACAGGGTGCCGATGGGTTTCTACCAGAAAGTTTGGAAAATTCTGCAGAAGTGCCATGGCCTGTCCATTGATGGATACGTGCTGCCCTCGTCCACCACAAGAGAG ATGACAGCAGGAGAGATCAAGTTTGCAGTGCAAGTGGAGTCTGTCCTGAACCACGTCCCCCAACCGGAGTACAGGCAGCTGCTGGTGGAGACTGTGATGGTTCTGGGTCTGGTGGCTGATGTGGACGTGGACAGCATCGGTGGAATTATCCACGTGGACCGCATTCTGCATTTGGCCAACGATCTATTCCTAAGTGACCAG AAATCGCTCAGCGCCAGTGATTATTTCCTCGAGAAGGACCCAGCTACTGGAATTTGCAACTTCTTCTACGACAGCGCCCCTAGTGGCAGCTACGGCACCATGACTTACCTCTCCAAGGCAGTCGTCACTTACGTCCAAGACTTCCTGCCAAGTTCCAGCTGTTTGATGCAGTGA
- the LOC102219992 gene encoding phosphorylase b kinase regulatory subunit alpha, liver isoform isoform X5, whose amino-acid sequence MPGWSRRLSCVIRWVQTHNPVTGLLPASIQKKDAWVRDNVYSVLAVWGLGMAYRKNADRDEDKAKAYELEQSVVKLMQGLLQCMMRQVDKVEKFKHTQSTKDCLHAKYNTATCSTVVRDDQWGHLQVDATSIYLLMLAQMTASGLQIISNLDEVVFIQNLVFYIEAAYKVADYGMWERGDKTNQGIPELNGSSVGMAKAALEAIDELDLFGAHGGPKSVIHVLPDEVEHCQAILCSMLPRASTSKEIDAGLLSVISFPAFAVEDADLVAITKSEIISKLQGRYGCCRFIRDGYHCPKEDPSRLHYDPAELKLFENIECEWPVFWTYLILDGIFTGDHVQVQEYREALEGVLIRGKNGIKLLPELYAVPLDKVEEEYSNPHSVDRMAMGQLPHMWGQSLYIVGCLLAEGFLAPGEIDPLNRRFSTNFKPDVVVQVCVLAESEAIKELLRDAGIAVQTISEVMPIRVMPARILSHIYVRLGNCRKLNLSGRPYRHIGVLGTSKFYEIRNRSYIFTPQFLDQHHFYLALDNQMIVEMLRTELAYLSSCWRMTGRPTLTFPITRSMLVEDGDAIDPCILSTLRKLEDGYFAGARVQMSDLSSVQTTSFYTRLTFLDEDTDDSLFDDVDDEDNDEYRAEYNTPDLGSKDTFDQYITQLLHSTTTKSYLPPIQRGQHHIFSPEHTTRDILSFMAQVQGLKMPKTSMYLPVAPITNKHRRSLNLLEVPHPQPGPQAKQPEQPKLCSISELHLPRDSQGNTDFAALVNQIKECSTLQDQADILYILYVMKGAEWVVELSGPGQGGVSVRSLLEELYVRAGACKEWGLIRYISGILRKRVEVLAEACTDLISHHKQLTVGLPPEPRERVITMPLPPEELNTLIYEASGQDISIAVLTQEIMVYLAMYVRSQPALFGDMLRLRIGLIMQVMATELARSLHCSGEEASESLMSLSPFDMKNLLHHILSGKEFGVERSMRPIQSTATSPAISIHELGHTGATKTERTGIHKLKSEIKHLDGSRPLSIFSGGLSLSSNVTSPRSTRCSSPSTPSGMLSPVGHGLGDGQLHWEERQGQWLRRRRLDGAINRVPMGFYQKVWKILQKCHGLSIDGYVLPSSTTREMTAGEIKFAVQVESVLNHVPQPEYRQLLVETVMVLGLVADVDVDSIGGIIHVDRILHLANDLFLSDQKSLSASDYFLEKDPATGICNFFYDSAPSGSYGTMTYLSKAVVTYVQDFLPSSSCLMQ is encoded by the exons ATGCCAGGCTGGTCCAGGAGACTATCCTGTGTCATCAGGTGGGTTCAGACGCAT AACCCAGTGACTGGACTTCTCCCTGCCAGCATCCAGAAGAAGGATGCCTGGGTGAGGGATAACGTGTACAGTGTCCTGGCTGTGTGGGGGCTGGGCATGGCTTATCGCAAGAACGCTGACCGCGATGAAGACAAAGCCAAGGCCTACGAACTGGAGCAG AGCGTGGTGAAGCTGATGCAGGGCCTTCTGCAGTGCATGATGAGACAG GTGGATAAGGTGGAGAAGTTCAAACACACCCAGAGTACCAAGGATTGCTTGCATGCCAAATATAACACAGCCACCTGCAGCACAGTGGTCAGGGATGACCAGTGGGGTCATCTGCAGGTGGACGCCACCTCCATTTACCTGCTAATGCTGGCACAGATGACAGCCTCAG GTCTCCAAATAATCTCCAACCTTGATGAAGTAGTTTTTATCCAGAACTTAGTTTTCTACATTGAGGCAGCCTACAAAGTGGCG GATTATGGGATGTGGGAGCGAGGTGATAAGACCAACCAGGGCATACCCGAGCTCAACGGCAGCTCTGTAGGAATGGCCAAG GCAGCTCTGGAGGCCATCGATGAGCTGGATCTGTTTGGGGCTCACGGAGGGCCGAAGTCAGTCATTCACGTTCTACCAGACGAGGTGGAGCACTGTCAG GCCATCCTCTGCTCCATGCTTCCAAGAGCCTCAACTTCCAAGGAGATAGATGCCGGCCTTCTGTCCGTTATTTCATTCCCTGCTTTTGCTGTGGAGGATGCTGACCTGGTGGCCATCACTAAGTCCGAAATTATCAGCAAGCTGCAG GGTCGCTATGGCTGCTGTCGCTTCATCAGGGATGGATATCACTGTCCTAAAGAG GATCCATCTCGGCTGCACTACGATCCTGCAGAGCTCAAGTTGTTTGAGAACATCGAATGTGAGTGGCCGGTGTTCTGGACGTATCTCATCCTCGACGGCATCTTTACTGGAGATCACGTGCAG GTGCAGGAGTACCGAGAGGCGCTGGAAGGCGTTTTAATCAGAGGGAAAAATGGCATCAAACTCCTGCCTGAACTTTATGCTGTACCACTTGATAAG gtggaggaggaaTACAGCAATCCTCACTCTGTGGACAGGATGGCCATGGGACAGCTTCCACACATGTGGGGACAATCCCTCTACATTGTGGGATGTCTTCTGGCTGAG GGCTTTCTTGCACCAGGAGAGATAGATCCTCTCAACAGGAGATTCTCTACAAACTTCAAACCTGACGTTGTGGTACAAG TCTGTGTGCTAGCAGAGTCAGAAGCGATCAAGGAGTTGCTAAGAGATGCTGGCATTGCGGTGCAGACCATATCAGAGGTTATGCCTATAAGAGTCATGCCTGCTCGCATCCTGAGCCACATCTATGTCAGACTGG GGAACTGCAGGAAGCTGAATTTGAGCGGAAGGCCGTACAGACACATTGGAGTTCTGGGAACGTCCAAGTTCTACGAGATCAGGAATCGTTCCTACATCTTCACCCCTCAG TTTTTAGATCAGCATCATTTCTACCTGGCACTGGACAACCAGATGATTGTTGAGATGTTACGAACCGAGCTGGCCTATCTGTCGTCATGCTGGAGGATGACGGGACGTCCCACGCTCACCTTCCCTATCACACGCAGCATGCTGG TTGAGGATGGAGATGCAATAGATCCATGTATCTTATCCACGCTCAGGAAGCTGGAGGATGGCTATTTCGCTGGAGCGAG AGTGCAGATGTCAGATCTGTCCAGTGTCCAGACTACATCGTTCTACACCCGCCTGACCTTCCTGGATGAAGACACCGACGATAGTTTATTTGACGACGTAGACGATGAAGATAATGATGAATACAGAGCTGAATATAACACACCTGATC tgggCTCTAAGGACACATTTGACCAGTACATCACGCAGCTCCTTCACAGCACTACCACCAAGTCCTATCTACCTCCCATCCAGAGGGGGCAGCACCACATCTTCAGCCCTGAGCACACCACCAGGGACATCCTGTCCTTTATGGCTCAGGTCCAAGGCTTGAAAATGCCCA agACCTCAATGTATCTTCCTGTGGCTCCAATCACAAACAAGCATCGGAGATCCCTGAACCTCCTTGAAGTTCCTCATCCTCAGCCTGGCCCGCAGGCAAAGCAGCCGGAGCAGCCCAAG CTCTGCAGTATTTCTGAGCTACATCTGCCAAGAGACTCTCAGGGCAACACTGACTTTGCAGCACTGGTGAATCAGATAAAGGAGTGTTCGACTTTGCAGGACCAGGCTGACATTCTCTACATACTCTACGTTATGAA aggAGCGGAGTGGGTGGTGGAGCTGTCAGGACCTGGACAGGGCGGCGTCAGCGTGCGCTCACTGCTCGAGGAACTGTATGTGCGAGCTGGAGCCTGCAAAGAGTGGGGGCTCATTAGGTACATCTCTGGAATACTACGCAAGAGAGTGGAGGTCCTCGCCGAG GCCTGCACAGATCTGATTTCTCATCACAAGCAGCTGACTGTTGGTCTTCCTCCTGAACCAAGAGAAAGAGTGATCACCAT GCCACTTCCCCCGGAGGAGTTAAACACTCTGATATATGAAGCCAGTGGTCAGGATATCAGCATAGCTGTTCTCACTCAG GAAATCATGGTTTATTTAGCCATGTACGTTCGCTCCCAGCCCGCTCTTTTTGGCGACATGCTCCGCCTCAGGATCGGACTCATCATGCAAGTGATGGCCACCGAACTGGCTCGCAGCCTGCACTGTTCAG GAGAGGAGGCGTCTGAGAGTTTGATGAGCCTGAGTCCGTTCGATATGAAGAATCTGCTGCATCACATCCTCAGTGGCAAAGAGTTTGGGGTTGAGAGAAGCA TGCGTCCAATCCAGTCCACAGCCACTAGTCCTGCGATCTCTATTCATGAACTGGGCCACACAGGAGCCACAAAGACTGAACGCACAGGGATTCACAAGTTAAAGAGCGAAATAAAACAT CTGGATGGCTCTCGACCTCTCAGT ATCTTCAGTGGCGGTCTTTCCTTGAGTAGCAATGTAACTTCCCCTCGCTCCACG CGTTGCAGCAGCCCCTCTACCCCCAGTGGAATGCTGTCCCCAGTGGGACATGGCCTGGGAGACGGGCAGCTGCACTGGGAGGAGAGGCAGGGCCAGTGGCTGAGGAGACGGCGGCTGGATGGAGCAATCAACAGGGTGCCGATGGGTTTCTACCAGAAAGTTTGGAAAATTCTGCAGAAGTGCCATGGCCTGTCCATTGATGGATACGTGCTGCCCTCGTCCACCACAAGAGAG ATGACAGCAGGAGAGATCAAGTTTGCAGTGCAAGTGGAGTCTGTCCTGAACCACGTCCCCCAACCGGAGTACAGGCAGCTGCTGGTGGAGACTGTGATGGTTCTGGGTCTGGTGGCTGATGTGGACGTGGACAGCATCGGTGGAATTATCCACGTGGACCGCATTCTGCATTTGGCCAACGATCTATTCCTAAGTGACCAG AAATCGCTCAGCGCCAGTGATTATTTCCTCGAGAAGGACCCAGCTACTGGAATTTGCAACTTCTTCTACGACAGCGCCCCTAGTGGCAGCTACGGCACCATGACTTACCTCTCCAAGGCAGTCGTCACTTACGTCCAAGACTTCCTGCCAAGTTCCAGCTGTTTGATGCAGTGA